Proteins encoded within one genomic window of Rhodothermaceae bacterium:
- the purD gene encoding phosphoribosylamine--glycine ligase, translating into MRILIVGSGGREHALAWAVRGADVLFIAPGNPGTAQFGKNIPVQATDLTALVSFARDEKIDLVIIGPEVPLAEGLADALENVGIPCFGPSAAAAEIESSKAFAKSFMQRHLVPTAQWRYFHSNQIDEAKSYAQTLGRCVIKASGLAAGKGAIMCEDIADSERALHELMIQGSLGDAGKEIVIEEWMEGEEASLFVLTDGDDYLLLDSAQDHKRVFDDDQGPNTGGMGAYAPAPVMTQSLIETTCSRIIEPVLEGMAREGRLYKGCLYAGLMITDEGPKVVEFNCRFGDPEAQVVLPLMGGDPVEILLRAATGGIGNLRLEKQSLAAACVVLASGGYPGSYDKGCVISGLKAAGEVSGTLVFHAGTKSDGRNILTAGGRVLGVTAISATLPEAIDHAYQAADLIEFDGKHLRRDIGHRALHRE; encoded by the coding sequence ATGCGAATTCTCATTGTTGGAAGTGGTGGGCGTGAGCACGCGCTGGCATGGGCTGTGCGCGGTGCAGATGTTCTATTTATTGCACCGGGGAACCCCGGGACGGCGCAGTTCGGGAAGAATATCCCTGTTCAGGCAACGGACCTCACAGCGTTGGTATCGTTTGCTAGGGACGAGAAAATCGATTTGGTAATTATAGGGCCGGAAGTGCCCCTTGCTGAGGGGCTTGCAGATGCCTTGGAAAATGTGGGAATACCATGCTTTGGCCCATCGGCTGCCGCGGCTGAGATTGAAAGTAGCAAGGCATTTGCCAAATCGTTCATGCAACGGCACCTTGTTCCAACAGCGCAATGGCGGTATTTTCATTCAAATCAAATTGATGAGGCCAAAAGTTATGCTCAAACACTGGGGAGGTGTGTGATCAAAGCCTCAGGGCTCGCTGCAGGTAAGGGTGCCATCATGTGCGAGGACATTGCAGATTCAGAACGGGCACTGCACGAATTGATGATCCAGGGGAGTCTCGGAGATGCCGGCAAAGAAATTGTGATCGAGGAGTGGATGGAGGGCGAGGAAGCGAGTTTGTTTGTTCTCACAGATGGAGATGACTATCTCCTTCTGGATTCTGCACAGGATCATAAGCGTGTATTTGACGATGACCAGGGACCAAATACTGGAGGAATGGGTGCGTATGCTCCAGCTCCGGTCATGACGCAGAGTCTGATTGAGACTACTTGCTCACGTATCATTGAGCCAGTACTCGAAGGAATGGCACGGGAGGGGCGACTGTACAAAGGGTGCCTGTATGCCGGTCTGATGATTACGGACGAAGGCCCGAAGGTCGTTGAATTTAACTGCAGATTTGGTGATCCTGAGGCGCAAGTGGTACTGCCCCTCATGGGGGGCGATCCGGTTGAAATTCTATTGCGCGCTGCAACAGGAGGGATCGGTAACCTGCGACTGGAAAAACAATCATTAGCTGCAGCATGTGTGGTCTTGGCCAGTGGGGGATATCCAGGGTCTTATGACAAAGGATGCGTGATTAGCGGCCTCAAGGCCGCTGGCGAAGTTTCAGGGACACTCGTATTTCATGCAGGCACAAAGTCGGATGGGAGAAATATCTTGACGGCCGGTGGCCGTGTACTAGGAGTAACGGCAATCAGTGCTACACTCCCGGAGGCAATAGACCATGCTTATCAGGCGGCAGACCTCATAGAGTTTGATGGCAAACACCTCCGCCGTGATATTGGGCACCGTGCATTACATCGCGAATGA
- the mutS gene encoding DNA mismatch repair protein MutS has protein sequence MRQYYRIKEENPDTLLLFRMGDFYETFEEDALRASDVLGIVLTKRGHGATESVALAGFPHHALENHLPKLVDAGLRVAICEQLEDPKATKSLVKRGVTEVVTPGVSLRDQTLSPKQANYLVAVHYGKRQAGVSYADVSTGEFVLTEVSHFRLSNLLQSIEPSEILIDKSIRDSVQDLRNQGYIVTPREDWVFDYDFANLTLLEHFGTHSLKGFGVSELREGIVAAGAVLHYLIETQKGKPEHIKKIRLQTDQGTMLLDPQTRRNLELLTPLHGDSKAMTLVKLLDHTFTAMGARTLRRWLFQPLRDVQRINRRLDAVETLVGNSDIRSSLQDHLKQVCDIERVVARICTQRAIPRELLSLGLALHQVPDIILQLNASECPVLGKLAQALNPCSEVESMIHQALDESSGQIFRSGYSRDLDELQEISSSGKKFIETLQKREIERTGIPSLKVGYNKVFGYYLEITNTHRDKVPGDYVRKQTLVNAERYITSELKEYEERVLGAKEKIAVLENELLHSLRANLSIKSQELQDLGTAIAVLDCLVAFAEVAVRERYVRPELNNSRCLRILDGRHPIVEQSIAETFVPNSVNIDPDKNQILIITGPNMAGKSVVLRQVGLIVLMAQTGSFVPAKKAQIGVVDRIFTRVGASDNLAAGESTFLVEMNETANILNNATQSSLILLDEVGRGTSTFDGLSIAWALVEYLHQNDSIAARTLFATHYHELNALEEQLERVENHRIHVQEHKGKIVFLRKLVRGAADHSYGIEVAHMAGLPSKLLQRAKIILQELESQETVSREISPEIESTQMPLFDEPEPDPLRDRLKEIDPDKITPMQALLLLAELKEQSD, from the coding sequence ATGCGACAGTATTACCGGATTAAAGAAGAGAATCCGGATACATTGTTGCTGTTTCGCATGGGCGATTTCTACGAGACATTTGAAGAGGATGCCCTGAGGGCAAGTGACGTACTTGGAATTGTGTTGACCAAGCGAGGACATGGTGCGACAGAGAGTGTAGCACTGGCAGGATTCCCTCACCATGCGCTTGAAAATCATCTTCCCAAATTGGTTGATGCGGGGCTGAGAGTTGCCATTTGTGAGCAGTTGGAAGATCCCAAGGCAACAAAATCTCTGGTAAAACGAGGAGTAACGGAAGTCGTCACCCCTGGGGTATCACTTCGGGACCAAACACTTTCACCGAAGCAGGCCAACTACTTGGTAGCAGTACATTATGGAAAGAGGCAGGCAGGGGTGTCTTATGCGGACGTTTCAACCGGTGAGTTTGTGCTTACGGAGGTTAGCCATTTTCGGCTTAGCAACCTCTTACAAAGCATTGAGCCATCGGAGATCCTGATTGATAAATCAATCCGGGACTCCGTTCAGGATCTGCGTAACCAAGGCTACATTGTCACACCGCGTGAAGATTGGGTCTTCGATTATGACTTTGCCAACCTCACACTACTCGAACACTTTGGTACGCATTCCCTGAAGGGGTTTGGCGTTTCTGAGCTACGAGAGGGAATTGTTGCAGCAGGGGCAGTCCTCCACTATTTGATTGAAACCCAAAAAGGGAAGCCAGAACACATCAAAAAGATTCGCCTGCAAACGGATCAAGGCACGATGCTCCTTGATCCGCAAACACGTAGGAATCTTGAACTGCTTACACCTCTTCATGGGGATTCCAAGGCGATGACCTTGGTCAAGCTTCTGGATCATACTTTTACTGCCATGGGGGCGCGGACATTACGGCGATGGCTTTTTCAGCCACTGCGTGATGTTCAGCGGATCAATCGGCGGCTTGATGCTGTGGAGACACTAGTTGGAAATTCGGATATCCGAAGTAGCTTGCAAGATCACCTAAAGCAGGTTTGTGATATTGAGCGGGTAGTTGCCAGAATCTGTACACAGCGTGCCATTCCACGGGAGCTTCTAAGTCTGGGGCTTGCCCTGCACCAGGTGCCAGATATAATTTTGCAACTGAATGCATCGGAATGTCCGGTTTTGGGAAAACTAGCCCAGGCCCTGAACCCATGCAGCGAGGTCGAGTCAATGATCCATCAGGCTCTGGATGAATCCTCGGGGCAGATTTTTCGCTCAGGTTATAGCCGCGATCTGGATGAACTTCAAGAAATTTCCAGTTCAGGGAAAAAGTTCATTGAGACATTACAAAAGCGTGAAATCGAACGAACCGGTATCCCATCCCTCAAAGTAGGTTATAACAAAGTATTCGGATACTATCTTGAGATTACAAATACTCATCGAGATAAGGTCCCTGGGGACTACGTTCGTAAGCAAACGCTGGTCAATGCAGAGCGGTATATCACGAGTGAGTTGAAGGAGTACGAAGAACGTGTTCTTGGTGCAAAAGAAAAGATCGCAGTGCTTGAGAATGAACTGCTACACTCCTTGCGAGCTAATTTATCCATAAAGTCTCAGGAACTTCAGGACTTGGGGACAGCGATTGCTGTATTGGATTGTCTGGTGGCATTTGCGGAGGTAGCGGTGCGTGAAAGATATGTGAGGCCGGAGTTGAATAACTCCCGATGCCTTCGAATTCTTGACGGGAGACATCCTATTGTGGAGCAATCTATCGCCGAAACATTCGTCCCCAACTCGGTGAACATCGATCCAGACAAGAATCAGATACTGATTATCACAGGCCCCAATATGGCGGGTAAGAGTGTCGTCTTGCGCCAAGTGGGTTTGATTGTTTTGATGGCACAGACAGGAAGTTTTGTGCCAGCGAAAAAAGCACAAATTGGTGTGGTTGATCGCATCTTTACCCGGGTTGGTGCATCGGATAATCTGGCTGCAGGTGAGAGCACTTTCCTGGTGGAAATGAATGAGACTGCCAACATTCTCAATAACGCCACCCAAAGCTCTCTCATCCTTTTAGATGAAGTAGGTCGGGGTACCAGCACGTTCGATGGGCTCTCGATTGCATGGGCTCTGGTAGAATACCTACATCAGAATGATTCGATTGCGGCACGAACCCTCTTCGCGACACATTACCATGAACTGAATGCATTGGAAGAGCAGCTTGAGCGAGTAGAGAATCATCGCATTCACGTACAGGAGCATAAAGGCAAGATTGTTTTTCTTCGTAAACTGGTTCGTGGTGCCGCAGATCACTCATATGGAATTGAGGTAGCCCACATGGCGGGCTTGCCCTCGAAACTGTTACAGCGAGCGAAAATAATTCTGCAGGAGCTGGAGTCGCAGGAAACGGTGAGCCGAGAGATCTCTCCTGAGATTGAATCCACTCAGATGCCCCTCTTTGATGAACCGGAACCAGATCCACTGCGAGATCGGCTTAAGGAAATTGATCCAGATAAAATCACACCAATGCAGGCATTGTTGCTTCTGGCCGAGTTGAAGGAGCAGTCTGATTAA
- a CDS encoding HD domain-containing protein, translated as MARDLTVLADPVHGFIKIPQKIIQSLLESLEVQRLRRIKQLGMGSLVFPAAEHSRFPHALGAMGLLSGALDSFEAKGTRIEEEERLTAMAAILLHDIGHSPFSHTLESKLIHDTKHEEISIALVKRLKSQMGSLLDMAIEMLEGNYEKPFFNALISSQLDMDRLDYLCRDSHFTGVAEGRIGVGRILRTLCVHPADGGSKSHLAIESKGVYAVENVLIARRLMYWQVYVHKTVIAADHALVGAIDRARDLIRNGDDDAVHGISPTLYWFLKENPDKSRVIEDQVLTRFLDLDDSEVIYSLKQWCTSNDRILADLSRRIITRDLFRCTFLEEEPSDHLRENWRDRVTHTLRKMGITSPEAHTYYLKVGKSSHAAYKPDKNVVHVLSPQGHLSELGQYADGAAINALTKFVQKPYACHPKTVELEL; from the coding sequence ATGGCCCGTGATCTTACCGTACTTGCTGACCCTGTCCATGGATTCATTAAAATTCCTCAGAAGATAATCCAATCACTGTTAGAATCCCTCGAAGTGCAAAGACTTCGTCGGATTAAGCAGTTGGGGATGGGATCTCTCGTTTTTCCTGCGGCAGAGCACAGTCGCTTTCCACACGCTTTGGGAGCAATGGGACTGTTATCTGGCGCATTAGACAGTTTTGAAGCGAAGGGAACTCGCATCGAAGAGGAAGAGCGGCTGACCGCTATGGCGGCGATCCTCTTACACGACATTGGCCACAGTCCCTTTTCGCATACGCTCGAGTCCAAGCTGATCCATGATACGAAGCACGAGGAGATAAGCATAGCATTGGTTAAGCGCCTCAAATCACAGATGGGCAGCCTGCTTGACATGGCGATAGAAATGCTTGAGGGTAACTATGAAAAACCATTCTTTAATGCTTTGATTTCCAGTCAACTGGATATGGACCGTCTCGATTACCTGTGCAGAGATTCTCATTTTACCGGGGTTGCCGAAGGCAGGATCGGAGTTGGCCGGATTCTACGAACATTATGTGTCCATCCTGCCGATGGCGGGTCTAAATCCCACCTTGCCATTGAGTCTAAAGGGGTATATGCGGTTGAAAATGTGCTCATTGCAAGAAGGCTAATGTACTGGCAGGTGTATGTTCATAAGACAGTCATTGCTGCAGACCATGCACTTGTAGGGGCCATTGATCGGGCTCGTGACCTGATTCGCAATGGTGACGATGATGCCGTGCATGGAATATCTCCGACCCTCTATTGGTTTCTCAAGGAGAATCCAGATAAGAGCCGAGTTATTGAGGATCAGGTTCTGACTCGCTTTCTTGATTTAGATGACTCCGAGGTGATTTACAGCTTAAAGCAGTGGTGCACCAGTAACGACCGAATTCTCGCGGATTTATCGCGTCGGATTATTACCAGGGATTTATTCCGTTGCACCTTTCTAGAGGAAGAACCAAGCGATCATCTTCGTGAAAACTGGAGGGACCGCGTAACGCATACTCTGAGGAAAATGGGGATTACAAGCCCTGAAGCCCATACCTATTACTTAAAAGTCGGCAAATCCAGTCACGCGGCCTATAAACCGGACAAGAATGTCGTGCATGTCCTGAGTCCTCAGGGTCACCTGAGCGAGCTGGGTCAGTACGCGGATGGAGCCGCAATCAATGCCCTCACCAAGTTTGTACAAAAACCATATGCCTGTCACCCAAAAACCGTCGAGTTAGAGCTATGA
- a CDS encoding sugar phosphate isomerase/epimerase has protein sequence MNTIFNRRDFLKIATAVTGIAVAPRQLLATPSAVKIGAISYSFRQIPDSAEEILGYMKTLGLDTVELMGTPAERYAGAPSGGSPWRRLDSMTSEERTAYMDARREAELELQKWRRSAPIEKFTELGEMYRDAGVEVDILKLGNPNWSDEDIDYAYRAAKAIGARGISFEISASSSERMAPIASKHGLLNSMHNHLQVANEDFSFDEYLAHSPNNMLNLDIGHYVAALGTSPIPVIQQYHDRIAHLHLKDRKSPENGQDNVSWGMGDTPIAEVLQLIRDEGYPIPAMIELEYPIPEGSSVMEEMGKCVEYCRNALES, from the coding sequence ATGAATACGATATTTAACCGCCGTGATTTTCTGAAAATTGCCACGGCAGTTACCGGAATCGCGGTTGCTCCACGTCAGCTATTGGCAACTCCTTCTGCTGTAAAGATCGGCGCGATATCCTATAGCTTTCGCCAGATTCCTGATAGTGCGGAAGAAATTCTTGGATATATGAAAACGCTCGGACTCGATACGGTAGAGTTAATGGGGACCCCCGCCGAGAGATATGCCGGTGCCCCGTCAGGAGGCTCGCCTTGGCGTCGTCTCGACTCCATGACATCGGAGGAAAGGACTGCCTATATGGATGCAAGGAGAGAAGCCGAGTTGGAACTCCAGAAGTGGCGTCGCAGCGCTCCGATCGAAAAATTTACAGAGTTAGGAGAAATGTATAGGGATGCAGGTGTTGAGGTTGATATCTTGAAATTGGGCAACCCCAACTGGTCGGACGAAGATATTGATTATGCGTACCGTGCCGCAAAAGCAATTGGGGCTCGTGGAATCTCCTTCGAAATCTCCGCCAGTTCATCCGAGCGAATGGCCCCCATTGCATCCAAACATGGTTTGCTTAATAGCATGCATAATCATCTGCAGGTAGCCAACGAAGATTTTAGTTTTGATGAGTATTTGGCACATTCGCCAAACAATATGCTCAATCTAGATATCGGCCACTATGTCGCTGCATTGGGGACATCTCCGATCCCAGTTATCCAGCAATACCACGATCGAATTGCCCATTTACATCTCAAGGATCGAAAAAGCCCTGAAAACGGGCAGGACAATGTTTCCTGGGGTATGGGAGATACTCCGATTGCCGAAGTACTGCAACTGATCAGAGACGAGGGGTATCCGATTCCTGCGATGATTGAGCTGGAATACCCGATTCCCGAGGGATCCAGTGTGATGGAGGAAATGGGCAAGTGTGTAGAGTACTGCCGTAACGCCCTGGAATCATAG
- a CDS encoding 6-bladed beta-propeller encodes MVLMEKIHYSTSFLFGALLILLSSSRASAETQKIIHPIPSLIPGIEDSHDLDSRDYDSKDLQDARELGQNLLSSTEILTLGVENGEPYEMFSQISDIKLDSNGNVYILDAQYSEVRIFNPEGVFLYSVGSEGRGPGEFFKPRGMEVDSTGRIYVVDKAYRKTIFNRVGNAHQLGQTMTLSVSPVGLCKQDGIVYVHGTFLGESSNSIFSYSSDGNRSGSFGTIYNSPSTAVQLTFGEGHIACSRQPRRIIYAPRLLPMIYGYSLEGDIQWVARVSNFEPLEVEENKRGNSGRSQISVGILSSTYDQVVGVVSLPEKYVIVQVASFTPESIHGGGERYAALRSYIMLSHTGEAVYIGDSLPIIRAISKDHLYTTRISPYPQISVRSYSPVGE; translated from the coding sequence ATGGTTTTAATGGAAAAAATTCACTACTCAACGTCATTTCTCTTTGGTGCATTACTGATTCTTCTGAGCTCATCTAGAGCTTCTGCGGAAACTCAGAAAATCATTCATCCAATTCCAAGCCTGATTCCTGGTATTGAGGATAGTCATGATCTTGATTCACGCGACTATGATTCCAAAGATCTCCAAGATGCCAGAGAATTAGGTCAGAATCTGCTGTCATCAACAGAGATCCTGACACTTGGAGTAGAGAATGGAGAACCATACGAGATGTTCAGCCAGATTTCCGATATCAAATTGGATTCCAATGGGAATGTATATATACTGGATGCGCAATACAGTGAGGTGAGAATATTTAACCCGGAGGGTGTATTTCTCTATTCAGTGGGGAGTGAGGGTAGAGGTCCGGGTGAGTTTTTCAAGCCTCGGGGTATGGAAGTTGACTCTACAGGACGAATTTATGTAGTCGATAAAGCTTACCGCAAGACAATTTTCAATCGAGTTGGTAATGCACATCAGTTGGGACAGACAATGACCCTATCTGTTTCTCCAGTTGGACTTTGCAAGCAGGATGGGATTGTCTACGTTCATGGCACTTTTCTTGGAGAATCTTCCAATTCGATCTTTTCTTATTCATCGGATGGAAATCGCTCAGGCTCTTTTGGTACCATATACAATTCCCCATCTACTGCGGTGCAACTTACCTTCGGTGAAGGACACATAGCATGTTCGAGACAACCTAGAAGGATCATATATGCTCCTCGGTTGCTTCCAATGATCTATGGCTATTCACTTGAAGGGGACATTCAATGGGTAGCAAGAGTCTCAAATTTTGAGCCACTTGAGGTTGAAGAAAACAAACGTGGAAACTCAGGACGATCTCAAATATCAGTGGGTATACTTTCCAGCACGTATGATCAGGTAGTCGGAGTTGTCTCTTTGCCTGAAAAATATGTGATTGTTCAGGTCGCCTCTTTCACGCCTGAGAGTATTCACGGGGGAGGAGAGAGATACGCGGCACTTCGGTCTTATATCATGCTATCTCACACCGGGGAGGCAGTGTATATCGGTGATTCATTGCCGATAATTAGGGCGATCTCAAAAGATCATTTGTATACTACTCGCATCTCACCATATCCTCAAATTTCAGTTCGCAGCTACAGTCCTGTTGGTGAGTAA
- a CDS encoding hypoxanthine phosphoribosyltransferase, translating into MQLETMLDSILNETEIIHGRRLKLFKDADAIAVRVREIGQILTRTHRGHRPIVIGLMQGAFIFTADLVRAIKLPCVVDFWRLSSYGDRMTSNQSIQEIMPPTVPLHDQHVILVEDVVDSGRTLTYVRQQLSKYGPKSVTIVSLVKVKGSPIEVDHVGFISSGEFIVGYGLDIAQELRELPALYYLKSAEPAND; encoded by the coding sequence ATGCAACTCGAAACTATGCTAGACTCTATTTTGAACGAAACTGAAATCATTCATGGCCGGCGTCTGAAGCTGTTCAAGGATGCCGATGCTATTGCAGTGCGTGTTCGGGAAATCGGACAAATATTAACCCGTACGCATCGGGGACACCGCCCGATTGTGATCGGCTTAATGCAGGGAGCATTCATCTTTACAGCAGACTTGGTACGCGCCATAAAACTTCCCTGCGTCGTTGACTTCTGGCGCTTGAGTTCCTATGGTGACCGAATGACAAGCAACCAGTCCATACAAGAGATCATGCCCCCGACAGTGCCCCTTCACGATCAACATGTAATTCTGGTTGAAGATGTTGTCGACTCAGGTCGAACGCTGACATATGTACGCCAGCAACTTTCCAAGTATGGGCCAAAGTCCGTTACCATCGTTTCCCTTGTGAAGGTAAAAGGGAGTCCAATTGAAGTGGATCATGTGGGCTTTATTTCCAGCGGGGAATTTATCGTGGGGTACGGTTTGGATATCGCTCAGGAACTTCGCGAATTGCCTGCACTGTACTATCTAAAGAGTGCTGAGCCGGCGAATGACTGA